The Salvia splendens isolate huo1 chromosome 21, SspV2, whole genome shotgun sequence genome includes a window with the following:
- the LOC121785461 gene encoding 5' exonuclease Apollo-like — protein sequence MESGMISVDRWAAGSQAYFLTHLHADHTAGLSAAWRRGPLFCSRLTAKLIPCKFPGFDVSLLRIVEIGTWHSLSLTSPSSRSSVEFVFKAIDAQHCPGSVMYLFRGESGCTLHTGDFRWESNSLGTENGRAVLIDALKDQTLDTLYLDNTYCNPQYSFPSREVASKQIVDIIMSHPNDEVVIAIDSLGKEDLLLYISQALSMKIWVWPERLQIMHLLGFHENFTTQTSLTRIRAIPRYSFKTDTLNKLNEFRGPTIGIMPSGMPWAVARKDGNTVGASASHVNEKECSKNPGSCSEIHGLGGNSGNATKYYEVHYSDHSCYSEIQEFIELLRPVNIKGIVSSRSCCINPRYYFGHLCGPEQALWRVQQKLDYEEDLRRAEVAEIKPIADGVSHVSGRKRKNDHMNFFGIRISRVSLLGRLSRGARITSTESCSE from the exons ATGGAGAGCGGAATGATATCGGTCGACAGATGGGCGGCCGGCAGCCAGGCCTACTTCCTGACGCATCTCCACGCCGACCACACCGCTGGTCTCTCCGCCGCGTGGCGGCGCGGCCCCCTCTTCTGCTCCCGCCTCACTGCCAAGCTTATCCCCTGCAAATTCCCGGGATTCGATGTCTCTCTCCTCCGCATCGTCGAAATCGGCACCTGGCATTCGCTCTCCCTGACTTCTCCTTCGTCTCGCTCCAGCGTCGAATTTGTGTTCAAGGCGATTGATGCTCAGCATTGTCCTG GTTCAGTTATGTACTTATTTCGTGGTGAATCTGGCTGTACGCTTCACACTGGGGATTTTCGATGGGAATCAAATAGTTTAGGCACTGAAAATGGAAGGGCTGTGTTGATTGATGCTCTAAAGGATCAGACACTCGATACTCTTTATTTGGATAATACTTACTGCAACCCACAATACTCGTTTCCTTCTCGTGAAGTGGCTTCCAAACAG ATAGTTGATATTATCATGTCTCATCCAAACGATGAAGTAGTTATTGCAATAGACTCATTGGGAAAGGAAGACCTTCTGCTCTATATATCACAAGCACTGAGCATGAAG ATTTGGGTATGGCCGGAACGATTACAAATTATGCATCTACTTGGTTTTCACGAGAACTTCACGACCCAGACTTCTCTTACTAGAATCCGTGCTATTCCTCGTTACAGTTTTAAAACTGACACTCTTAACAAGCTGAATGAATTCCGTGGCCCAACCATAGGTATTATGCCATCTGGCATGCCATGGGCTGTGGCCAGGAAAGATGGGAATACGGTTGGTGCTTCTGCATCTCATGTGAATGAAAAAGAGTGCAGCAAAAATCCCGGAAGTTGCTCTGAGATACACGGATTGGGTGGAAATTCAGGAAACGCTACAAAATATTATGAAGTCCATTACTCTGATCACTCATGCTATTCTGAGATACAAGAATTTATTGAGCTTCTCCGGCCTGTCAATATCAAAGGCATAGTGTCTTCGAGATCATGTTGCATTAACCCTCGTTACTACTTTGGTCACCTTTGTGGACCTGAGCAAGCTCTCTGGAGGGTACAGCAGAAACTTGACTACGAGGAGGATTTAAGGAGGGCTGAAGTTGCTGAAATAAAACCTATAGCAGATGGTGTTTCCCATGTGTCAGGAAGGAAAAGGAAGAACGATCACATGAATTTTTTTGGTATACGCATAAGTAGGGTAAGCTTGTTGGGGAGGTTGAGCCGTGGAGCTAGAATTACGAGTACGGAGTCTTGCTCCGAATGA
- the LOC121785459 gene encoding G-type lectin S-receptor-like serine/threonine-protein kinase At2g19130, whose amino-acid sequence MIMRTFPKVILALIILCFSNNKILSHAADTLSPNQTLSGDQTIVSSGGNFELGFFSPGKSSNYYIGIWYGKITEKTVIWVANREAPISDKNSAQLKISDGNLMLVNESQIEVWSTGLGATDSRSSASAVLLDDGNLVLRQGLGSNSSSPALNLWESYNNPSHTWMPGAKIGYNKITKKKQILTSWKNSEDPAPGLFTLEPDLNKSQYVIRRNNSEQYWASGAWAGVVFSGVPEMRTALKNGYNFTYVDNENESYYRYTIRDPSIISRQIMDVSGQVKQLLWVGNSWNVYWSVPKQCEVPAYCGEFGMCTEPSFPFCSCLRGFKHRFEDEWELNDFSAGCVREDALECGDADRRKDEFMMSPGMGLPQYSRQLRVESRGECESACSSECSCTAYAYDEGGCSLWDGGILNLQWVGEGNSSGRTIYIRLSAYSSVFRGQKSDKGVIIGAAVGCSVVALVMLTVLAELWKRWRRSVETNKVVEGSLVAFKYKDLQNVTKNFSDKLGGGGFGSVYRGTLPNSTVVAVKKLESVNQGEKQFRAEVGTIGTIQHVNLVRLLGLCREGEKQLLVYEYLQNGSLDLHLFKADESKVLEWSTRYQIALGIARGLVYLHEKCRDCIIHCDIKPENILLDADFCPKVGDFGLAKLIGRDFSRVLTTMRGTRGYLAPEWLSGVAITTKADVYSYGMLLFELVSGRRNTELSADDTANFFPALAATVTVNGGDILGLLDPSLEGDADEEEVSTICKVACWCVQDDEHMRPSMSRVVQILEGVVAVSSPPIPQGLKVLLAASPEQLLFFIDSSTTAH is encoded by the coding sequence ATGATCATGAGAACCTTTCCTAAGGTGATTCTTGCTCTGATCATCCTATGTTTCAGCAACAACAAAATTTTGTCACATGCAGCTGACACCCTTTCTCCAAACCAAACTCTCTCCGGTGATCAAACCATCGTTTCCTCGGGTGGAAATTTCGAGCTCGGGTTTTTCTCTCCAGGTAAATCTTCCAACTACTACATAGGCATATGGTACGGAAAAATCACTGAGAAAACTGTGATCTGGGTTGCCAATAGAGAAGCTCCCATTTCAGACAAGAACTCTGCCCAACTCAAGATATCAGATGGTAATCTGATGCTTGTAAACGAATCCCAAATCGAGGTTTGGTCAACTGGTTTAGGTGCCACAGATTCAAGAAGTTCTGCATCTGCTGTGCTTCTTGATGATGGGAACTTGGTTTTAAGACAAGGGTTAGGCTCGAATTCTTCATCTCCGGCACTAAATTTATGGGAAAGTTATAATAACCCTTCTCATACATGGATGCCTGGTGCAAAAATTGGGTATAACAAGATTACTAAAAAGAAGCAAATTCTTACATCATGGAAAAACTCAGAGGATCCTGCTCCTGGATTGTTCACACTCGAGCCGGATCTGAATAAGAGCCAATATGTAATAAGGAGGAATAATAGTGAGCAGTATTGGGCTAGTGGAGCTTGGGCTGGTGTGGTTTTTAGTGGAGTGCCCGAAATGAGGACGGCTCTTAAGAATGGCTACAATTTCACCTACGTTGACAATGAGAATGAGAGCTATTACAGGTACACCATTCGTGATCCATCAATTATCTCAAGGCAGATTATGGATGTGTCGGGGCAAGTGAAGCAGCTACTGTGGGTGGGAAATAGCTGGAACGTGTACTGGTCTGTGCCGAAACAGTGTGAAGTTCCTGCTTATTGTGGAGAGTTTGGTATGTGCACTGAGCCCTCATTTCCATTCTGTAGTTGTTTGAGGGGATTCAAGCATAGGTTTGAAGATGAATGGGAGTTGAATGATTTCTCTGCTGGTTGTGTGAGAGAGGATGCTTTGGAGTGTGGGGATGCTGATAGGAGAAAAGATGAGTTTATGATGAGTCCTGGCATGGGGTTGCCTCAGTACTCTCGACAGTTGAGGGTCGAGAGCAGAGGCGAATGTGAATCCGCCTGCTCAAGTGAGTGCTCTTGCACAGCTTATGCATATGATGAAGGCGGATGTTCGCTTTGGGATGGAGGCATATTGAATCTGCAATGGGTTGGTGAAGGAAATAGCAGTGGGAGGACTATCTACATTAGACTTTCTGCTTATTCCTCGGTGTTCCGAGGCCAAAAGAGTGATAAGGGTGTCATAATTGGTGCTGCAGTGGGTTGTTCTGTGGTTGCGTTGGTCATGTTAACAGTTTTGGCTGAACTGTGGAAGAGGTGGAGACGAAGTGTTGAGACAAATAAAGTGGTGGAGGGTTCTCTGGTGGCCTTTAAATACAAAGATTTGCAGAATGTAACTAAGAATTTCTCAGATAAGTTGGGTGGAGGGGGTTTCGGATCGGTTTATAGAGGAACTTTACCTAATTCAACAGTTGTGGCTGTGAAGAAACTTGAGAGCGTTAACCAAGGCGAGAAGCAGTTCAGGGCAGAAGTAGGCACCATTGGCACAATCCAACATGTGAATCTTGTTAGGCTTCTTGGATTATGTCGTGAAGGTGAGAAGCAGTTGTTAGTCTATGAGTACCTGCAAAATGGTTCCTTAGATTTGCATCTCTTCAAAGCTGATGAGTCTAAGGTTTTGGAGTGGAGTACGAGGTATCAGATCGCACTGGGAATAGCTAGAGGCCTAGTGTATCTCCATGAAAAGTGCAGGGACTGCATCATTCACTGTGATATAAAGCCGGAGAACATTCTTCTTGATGCTGACTTCTGTCCCAAGGTGGGAGATTTTGGCTTGGCAAAGCTCATTGGTCGTGATTTCAGCCGGGTTCTGACAACAATGCGAGGAACTAGAGGTTACCTTGCACCTGAGTGGTTATCAGGAGTTGCCATCACAACTAAAGCAGATGTATACAGCTATGGGATGTTGCTATTTGAGCTTGTATCAGGAAGGCGAAACACAGAGCTTTCAGCTGATGATACTGCTAACTTCTTCCCTGCATTGGCTGCAACTGTGACAGTAAATGGAGGTGACATACTTGGTCTTCTAGACCCTTCATTGGAAGGAGATGCTGATGAAGAAGAGGTGTCGACAATATGCAAAGTCGCTTGCTGGTGTGTTCAAGATGATGAACATATGAGACCTTCCATGAGCCGTGTTGTGCAGATTCTTGAGGGAGTTGTGGCTGTAAGCTCGCCTCCGATTCCACAGGGTCTCAAAGTCCTTTTAGCTGCAAGTCCGGAACAACTATTGTTCTTCATTGATTCCTCCACAACAGCACATTAG
- the LOC121785045 gene encoding uncharacterized protein LOC121785045, with protein MVRFSCFQAQSPKHKKTVPQSSEAMRKTLEDSPPKQALRNSSDLNTGNKPCLKEEKHTVDYFADHVTDYSPTEHDCGSEEMNGKDSTESDTKIHKNTQIRKCQSVGNGLNWEEQTSAADGSEEETEQKISFDGSGDHSRTELPESSDNNGPSLSDQYPDPLLSDSVQVGSDAKHMSIYSTGDGEQLLEEGNGKYDNAVSGEHGSDDVTPHSGHFIVKSRSLPRLGSPKQYSPSSIVRPRSAEDLITLDYRKKGMDGVGRQVPYQERHDAVHNDDDNIGENPADETDENYNYEGSAKDWIIPNVQKDAKGDTSFDNWDKLPAKDFQIKRIENWVINVQHCGPPEESNESDPSYDQETPKANPLLEDPTTSKVEVKVNPGMEAAKRYISSMNVSSTSAQLSNLGLQVIPFLSAFGSLKTLNLSGNAIVRIAAGTLPRGLHVLNLSKNSISTIEGLRDLTRLRVLDLSYNRILRIGHGLGACSSIKELYLAGNKISEVEGLHRLLKLNVLDLRFNKISTTKCLGQLAANYNSLHALSLEGNPAQKNVGDEQLKKHVLSLLPNLTYYNRQSIKVGTTKDAADRSARLSSHQIDRGHRLESKTARKGMASQKGASTSSHSRKVQAGVSPKPTRSRHMRLPPSGMKTAGMGHQLDFSSKVPSLRSDFSFPRSRSEGNLGEL; from the exons aTGGTCAGATTTTCATGCTTCCAAGCTCAGTCTCCCAAACATAAG AAAACGGTTCCACAATCTAGTGAAGCAATGCGCAAAACTCTGGAAGATTCACCACCAAAGCAGGCTTTACGGAATTCTTCTGATTTAAATACAGGAAATAAGCCTTGCCTGAAAGAGGAGAAACACACAGTCGATTATTTTGCTGATCATGTGACTGACTACTCTCCAACCGAACATGACTGTGGATCTGAGGAAATGAATGGCAAAGACAGTACTGAAAGTGATACTAAGATTCATAAGAACACACAAATTAGAAAGTGCCAATCTGTGGGAAACGGATTAAATTGGGAAGAGCAAACCTCGGCTGCTGATGGCTCAGAGGAAGAAACAGAGCAGAAAATTTCATTTGATGGATCTGGAGATCATAGTAGGACAGAGTTGCCAGAAAGCAGTGATAATAATGGACCCAGCCTCTCAGATCAATATCCAGATCCGTTGCTATCTGATTCTGTTCAAGTTGGTTCTGATGCTAAACATATGTCTATATATTCAACTGGAGATGGAGAACAACTTCTAGAAGAAGGTAACGGGAAATATGATAATGCTGTATCAGGTGAGCATGGTTCTGATGATGTTACACCACACAGTGGACACTTTATAGTAAAATCACGTTCTTTACCTAGGTTGGGTTCCCCCAAGCAATACTCTCCATCCTCTATAGTGCGCCCTAGATCTGCTGAGGATTTGATTACTCTAGATTATAGGAAGAAAGGGATGGATGGAGTTGGAAGGCAAGTGCCATATCAAGAAAGACATGATGCAGTGCATAATGATGACGACAATATAGGTGAAAATCCTGCTGATGAAACAGATGAGAATTATAATTATGAAGGTTCAGCAAAAGACTGGATAATACCTAATGTGCAGAAAGATGCAAAAGGAGACACTTCTTTTGATAATTGGGACAAATTACCCGCTAAGGACTTCCAGATAAAGCGAATTGAGAATTGGGTCATCAACGTTCAGCACTGTGGCCCACCAGAAGAATCTAATGAGTCTGATCCAAGCTATGATCAAGAGACACCCAAAGCCAATCCCTTATTGGAGGATCCCACCACTTCAAAGGTGGAAGTCAAGGTCAACCCTGGAATGGAAGCAGCAAAAAGATACATCTCTTCTATGAACGTGTCATCTACATCAGCTCAGCTGAGTAACCTTGGGTTACAAGTGATCCCCTTTCTGAGTGCTTTTGGGAGCCTCAAAACCCTTAATCTGTCTGGAAATGCTATAG TAAGGATAGCTGCTGGTACTCTTCCTCGAGGACTCCATGTTCTGAATCTCTCAAAAAACAGTATCTCCACCATTGAAGGATTGCGGGATCTTACACGACTCCGTGTGCTTGATCTGAGCTATAATCGCATTTTAAGAATCGGGCATG GCCTCGGAGCTTGTTCCTCCATCAAGGAGTTATATTTAGCTGGCAACAAGATCAGTGAGGTCGAAGGTCTTCACCGCCTCCTCAAACTGAACGTTCTCGATCTGCGTTTCAACAAAATCTCCACAACCAAATGTCTTGGTCAGCTCGCGGCTAATTACAACTCCCTGCACGCCCTCAGCCTGGAAGGGAACCCAGCTCAGAAGAATGTTGGCGACGAACAACTAAAAAAGCATGTGCTGAGCCTTCTTCCCAACCTCACATACTACAACAGACAATCCATCAAAGTCGGGACGACAAAGGACGCAGCAGACCGGTCAGCCCGATTGAGCTCCCACCAAATCGACCGTGGCCACCGGCTGGAATCCAAGACTGCGAGGAAGGGCATGGCTTCTCAGAAGGGAGCATCTACTTCAAGCCATAGCCGGAAAGTTCAAGCTGGGGTCTCACCGAAGCCAACAAGGAGCCGTCACATGCGCCTGCCTCCGAGTGGGATGAAGACAGCGGGCATGGGGCATCAGCTCGACTTTAGCAGCAAGGTGCCGAGCTTGAGGAGTGATTTCTCCTTTCCCCGGAGCCGGAGCGAGGGAAATCTTGGAGagctttaa